The following DNA comes from Amycolatopsis solani.
CTTGCCGAGCAGATCCATGTCCGCCACCTTAAAGGCGGAAAACTATACGAACGGTCGTGCTATCTTCAGGGCATGAACGTCGACAACGTCTACGTGGGCGAACCGAGCGTCCTGGGCTACCGGCGGGAGCTGCCGGTGCTGAGCGGGATCACGAAGGCACTGGTCATGGCGCCGGAGCTGAAGCTGAGCGAGCTGAACCTCGACGGCGACCGGCAGGCCGACCTCACCGTGCACGGCGGCCCCGACAAGGCGGTCTACGTCTACCCGGCCGAGCACTACGCGGCCTGGCGCGAAGACGGCTTCGAGGTCGAGACGGCCGACTTCGGGGAGAACATCTCGCTGAGCGGCCTCACCGAGGACGACGTGCGGATCGGGGACGTCTGGGCCTGGGGTGACGCGCTCGTGCAGGTCTCGCAGCCGCGGTCGCCGTGCTTCAAGCTCGCGATGAAGACCGGCCGCAAGGACATCACCCCGGCGATGATCGACTCCGGGCGCAGCGGCTGGTACCTGCGCGTGCTGCGGCCGGGCACGGTGCCGACGTCCGGCGCGGTCGAGCTGGTCGAGCGCGCGGACGCGCCGACGGTCGCCGAGGTCTACGTGATCTCCTTCGCGAACTACGGGCAGCTGCCGCCCGAGCGCGTCGAGGCGGCGCTGGACTTCGCCGACCGCGTCCTCGCGACGCCGGCGCTGGCGGTGTCGTGGAGCGCCGGCATCCAGTCCACTGTGGACCGATGGCGGGCGCGGCGTGCCGGTTGACGGCCGGCTCGCCCGCGGTGACGCGACCCGCCGCCTGGTGCTGCGCCGGGCGGTGGACGTCGCGTCCGTCGACGGCCTGGAGGGCCTCTCCCTCGGCCGGCTCGCCACCGAGCTGGAGCTGAGCAAGAGCGGCGTGTTCGCGTTGTTCGGCTCGAAGGAGGAACTGCAGCTCGCGACGATCGAAGCGGCTCTCGACATCTTCCGCTCCCACGTCGTCACGCCTGCGTCCGCGGTTTCACCGGGCTTGCCGCGATTGCGGGCGATCTGCGAGAACTGGCTGGAGTACTCGGAAAAGCGGGTGTTCCCGGGCGGCTGCTTCTTCTTCAACGTCGGCGCGGAGTTCGACGCACGCCCCGGCCGGGTCCACGACGCGGTCGCTTCGGCAAGCGGCTCGTTCGCCGCGTTCATCCGCGAGACTTGCATCGACGCCGTCTCGCTCGGCCACTTGACCGCGGACGCGGAAGTCCTGGCGTTCGAGCTGCACGCGCTGGGCCGCGCGGCCAACGCCGACGCGGTCCTCAACGGCGGCCCCACCCCCTACACCCTGGCCCGCCGCGCGATCCGTGCCCGCCTGGGGTCGTGAGTGTTTAGTCGGGTTAGAACCCGACTAAACACCCACGACCACGGGACCACGTCCTTACTGCCAGTCGACCTGGGGGCTGCGGTAGAAGTTGATGCCCTGGGCCGCCCAGCGCGGGGACTGCTTCGCCAGGCGCGCCCGGTACGCGTCCCAGTTGTGCGTCGACTTCGGGGACCAGCCGATCTCCGCGATGCCGGGCAGCCGCGGGAACGCCATGTACTCGATGTCGGCGCTCGTGCGGAGCGTCTCGGTCCACAGCGGCGCCTCGACGCCCGCGATCTGGTGCTCGCCGACGCCGGTCACCAGCGACGCCGGATCCCAGTCGTAGCCATCGCGAACCTCGATCAGCGCCGCCCAGTCCTGGCCCAGCGGGGTCGAAGCGTCGTACTTCATGTCCAGGTACGCGTAGTTCGCGGGCGACATCAGGATCTTGCTGCCCCGCGCCGCCGCGGCCGCGACCGAAGGGTTGTCACCGCCGAAGTCCCAGTACTGCGGGACCGCCGACGCGGGCGGGTCCGACTTCGCGATCTCGTGCCAGCCGGTGACCTTCTTGCCGTACTTGGCGACGATCGGCTGGACCTTCTTCTCGAACGCGAGGTAGTCCGCGGGCGGCGTCGAGTGCGCCTCGTCGCCGCCGATGTGCAGGTACGGCCCGGGGGTGAGGGCCGCCAGCTCGCGGACGACGTCCTCGACGAACTTGTACGTGATCGGCGAGGAGATGCACAGCGAGCTGTAGCCGACCTCGGTGTCCGTGCGCACCGGGACGGCCTTGCCGTCGCAGTTCAGCTCCGCGTACGTCGACTGCGCCGCGTTCGTGTGGCCCGGCATGTCGATCTCCGGGATCACCGTGATGTGCCGCGAAGCCGCGTAGGCGACGATGTCCCGGTACTGCGCCTGGGTGTAGTAGCCGCCCGGGTCGTTGTCGACGGCGGTCAGCCCGCCGACCGTCGCCAGCTTCGGCCAGCTCTTGATCTCGATGCGCCAGCCCTGGTCGTCCGCGAGGTGCAGGTGCAGGGTGTTGACCTTGTACTGGGCGATCTGGTCGATGTACCGCTTGACCTGGTCCGGTTTGAAGAAGTGCCGGGCGACGTCGAGCATCGCGCCGCGCTCGGCGAAGCGCGGGTAGTCGAGGATCGTGCCGCCGGCGACGGTCCACGTCCGGTGCTGCACGCGCTTCGCGTCGATCGCCGACGGCAGCAGCTGCCGCAGCGACTGCACGCCTTCGAAGAGCCCGTCGGCGGTGTTGGCCTTCAGCGTGACGCCGTCGCGCGCGACCTTCAGCTCGTAACCCTCGGTGCCGATCCGCGCGTCGCGGCCCAGCTTCAGGGAGATCGCGGGGACGCCCCACGCACGCGGCACGACCGGCAGCGGGTAGCCGGTGGCGGGCCGGAGCAGGCCGCGCAGGTAGTCCGCGACCTGGCCGGCGCCGTGGTCGGCCGCGATCACGGTGAACGGCGTCAGCTTGAAGTCACCACGCGGGTCGGCCTTCGCCGACACGGGCGCCGGGACGACGTCGGTCACGCTGCGTTCCGGGGCGGCCGGCGAAGCCGCCGCGGAGGCGGGCAGGCCGGCCGCCGTGAGACTCACGATCGCCGCGGTCAAGACGGCTCTGGACAAGCGCATCAGGGCACCTCCGGTCGGGGACTGCCCCCAAAGGTACAGACCAGCCGGGGCATTTGGAACAGTCCTTAACGAAGGGCTGCGCGGATGGCTTCCAGCACGCTCGGGTCCTCGATCGTCGAGGGCACGGCCTCGTCGCGGCCGTCGGCGATCGCGCGCATGGTCTTGCGCAGGATCTTGCCCGACCGCGTCTTCGGTAGCGCGTCCACAATGGACACATCGCGGAACGCGGCGACCGGCCCGATGTCCCGGCGGACCATGGCCACGAGCTCGTCGCGCAGCTGCTCCTCGGCGATGTCCGCGCCCGCCTTGAGCACGACGAACCCGCGGGGCAGCTGGCCCTTGAGCTGGTCGGCGACGCCGATCACCGCGCACTCGGCGACCGCCGGGTGCGAAGCGAGCACCGCCTCCATCGACCCGGTGGACAGCCGGTGGCCGGCGACGTTGATGACGTCGTCGGTGCGGCCCATGACGAAGAGGTAGCCGTCTTCGTCGATGTAGCCCGAGTCGCCGGTCAGGTAGTAGCCGTCGTAGCGGGAGAGGTAGGCCTCGCGGTAGCGCTCGTCGTCACCCCACAGCGTCGGCAGCGAGCCCGGCGGCAGCGGCAGCCGCACCGTGATGGCGCCTTCGCGGCCGGGTGGCAGCTCCTCGCCCGCCTGGTCGAGGATCCGGACGTCCCAGCCGGGGACCGGCTTGGTCGCGGACCCGGGCTTGACCTCCATCGGCTCCAGGCCGCGCGGGTTCGCCGCGATCGGCCAGCCGGTCTCGGTCTGCCACCAGTGGTCGATCACCGGCACGCCGAGCTTCTCGTGCGCCCAGTGCAGGGTCTCCGGGTCGAGCCGCTCGCCGGCCATGAACAGCGTCTTGAACGCCTTGAGGTCGTACTTCGCCAGCTCGCGGGCGTCCGGGTCGACCTTCTTGACGGCCCGCAGCGCGGTCGGCGCGGTGAACAGCGCCTGGACGCCGTGTTCGGCGATGACCCGCCAGAACGCGCCCGCGTCCGGCGTGCCGACCGGCTTGCCTTCGTACATCACCGTCGTGGCCCCGACCAGCAGTGGCGCGTAGACGATGTAGGAGTGCCCGACGACCCAGCCGACGTCGGAGGCCGTCCACCAGACGTCGCCGGCGTGGACGTCGTAGACCGCGTCCATCGAGTAGGCGAGCGCGACCGCGTGGCCGCCGGTGTCGCGCACGACGCCCTTCGGCTTCCCGGTCGTGCCGGACGTGTAGAGGATGTAGAGCGGATCGGTGGCCGCGACCGGCACCGGATCCGCCGGATCGGCGCTCTCGGCCAGCTCGGTCCAGTCCAGCTCCCGCCCGCTCAGCGTGGCCGGCGCCTGTTCGCGCTGCAGCACGACGACGTGGTCCGGCTGGTGCTCGGTCAGTTCGAGCGCCGCGGTGATGATCGGCTGGTACTCGACCACCCGCGTCGGCTCGATGCCGCAGGACGCCGCCAGGATCACCTTGGGCTTGGCGTCTTCGATCCGCGCGGCCAGCTCCTTGGGCGCGAACCCGCCGAAGACCACCGAGTGCACCGCGCCGATCCGCGCGCAGGCCAGCATCGCGATCGCCGCCTCGGGCACCATCGGCAGGTAGACGATGACCCGGTCACCCTTCGTGACCCCCAGCGAGCGCAGCGCGCCGGCGAAGCGCGCGACCGCGTCCCGCAGCTCTTCGTAGGTGTAGGTGCGTTGCTGTCCGGTCACGGGCGAGTCCCAGATCAACGCGGCCTGGCCACCGCGCCCGGCCTCGACGTGCCGGTCCAGCGCGTTGTACGAGGTGTTCAGCTCGGCGTCCGGGAACCACCGGAAGAAGGGCGGGTTCGAGGCGTCCAGTGCCCGCTCCGGGGGTTTCGTCCAGCTGATCGCACCCGCCGCGGCCAGCCAGAACGCCTCCGGCTCGCGCAAGCTGCGCCGGTAGGCCTCGGAGTACGCGCCCATGCCCGCTCCTTCGCGTCGAACGTCCCCGTCGCCCCCATCATGGCCCGCGAGCGGCGGGCCCGCCGGATTCCGGGCACGCTGAAGACCCGGCAACCCAACGGCGCCCGGCTGCGTCCTAAGCTGGACGGCGGGGAAACGCCGCGTCGCGGTACGAAGTGAACACGGACAGTGAGGGGAGCCCGGCGGTGAACGGACTCGCGAGCGCGTTGCTCTCGCTAGCCCATTCCTTGTTCGGCCCGGGCTTCTGCCCCGGCGACTGGGTCTGGGCCACGAGCGCGGCCGGCGCGCTCGTCGCGCTGCTCCCGCCGATCGGCGCGCTCGCGATCTCGATCATCCGCAAGGGCACCGGCAACCGCTACGACGCCACGACGTTGTCGGTGTTCGGGGCGATCGGCCTGGTCAGCGCGCTGATCCTGCCGTGGCTGCTGTCCAACGGCATTTCGGGCGTCTTCCGCGCCGCACGGGCGGGCACGAAGTCCGGGCTGACCGCCAGCGAGGCTTCGACGCTGTCGAGCGGCTCCTGCTGGGTGGACACGCAGAAGGAGTACCTGGGCGGCGGCCCGAACGTCTACGAGGTGCTGTTCTACAAGAACAACGCGGCGCTGCCGACCTTCGTCTACGTGGCCGCGTTCATCCTGCTGCCCGCCGGCTCGCTGCTGTTCGTCATCCTGCAGGGCCGCACCGCCTTCCGCCGCGGCCCGAAGTGGCCGTCGCGGTTCCTCTGGATCCCGTTCGCCGCGATGCTCGCGTTCAGCGTCGGCATGGAGGCGAACACCGCGCTGCACTTCTGGCTCGGCTTCCTGCCGTTCAGCGTGCTGGGCCTGATCCCGGTCGCGATGGTCGGGCCACCGCCGTGGTCGGTGATCAACCGCTCGGACGCGCCGCCGCGCCGCGAACCCGAGCCGTACCGGCCGCCGCCGCCCTCGGCATCGCAGATGCAGCCCCGCCCGACCCCGCCTCCGCCGCCCCCGCCGATCAACAAGCCGTACCCGAAGACGGCGCTGGCGTCGGCCCCCGAACCGCCGCCGATGGCCGGCGCGCTGGCCGCGGCCCCCGGCCCGGTCCCGCCGCCGCCCGGCTCCCGCAACGCCGGCGGCAGCCGCTACCGGCGCGTCAAGCAGCTCGGCGCGGGGGGTTTCGGCACGGTCTGGCAGGCCGTCGACACCCAGCTGAACCGCACGGTCGCGCTGAAGATCGCGCACGCGCCGGACCGCGACACCGCCGAGCGCATGCAGCGCGAGGCCCGCGCGCTCGCCGTGGTCAGCCACCCGAACTGCGTCAAGGTGTACGACCTGGCCGAGGAGCCGGACGGGCTCGCGCTGGTCATGGAGTAC
Coding sequences within:
- a CDS encoding MOSC domain-containing protein, with amino-acid sequence MNVDNVYVGEPSVLGYRRELPVLSGITKALVMAPELKLSELNLDGDRQADLTVHGGPDKAVYVYPAEHYAAWREDGFEVETADFGENISLSGLTEDDVRIGDVWAWGDALVQVSQPRSPCFKLAMKTGRKDITPAMIDSGRSGWYLRVLRPGTVPTSGAVELVERADAPTVAEVYVISFANYGQLPPERVEAALDFADRVLATPALAVSWSAGIQSTVDRWRARRAG
- a CDS encoding beta-N-acetylhexosaminidase; this encodes MRLSRAVLTAAIVSLTAAGLPASAAASPAAPERSVTDVVPAPVSAKADPRGDFKLTPFTVIAADHGAGQVADYLRGLLRPATGYPLPVVPRAWGVPAISLKLGRDARIGTEGYELKVARDGVTLKANTADGLFEGVQSLRQLLPSAIDAKRVQHRTWTVAGGTILDYPRFAERGAMLDVARHFFKPDQVKRYIDQIAQYKVNTLHLHLADDQGWRIEIKSWPKLATVGGLTAVDNDPGGYYTQAQYRDIVAYAASRHITVIPEIDMPGHTNAAQSTYAELNCDGKAVPVRTDTEVGYSSLCISSPITYKFVEDVVRELAALTPGPYLHIGGDEAHSTPPADYLAFEKKVQPIVAKYGKKVTGWHEIAKSDPPASAVPQYWDFGGDNPSVAAAAARGSKILMSPANYAYLDMKYDASTPLGQDWAALIEVRDGYDWDPASLVTGVGEHQIAGVEAPLWTETLRTSADIEYMAFPRLPGIAEIGWSPKSTHNWDAYRARLAKQSPRWAAQGINFYRSPQVDWQ
- a CDS encoding serine/threonine-protein kinase, producing the protein MNGLASALLSLAHSLFGPGFCPGDWVWATSAAGALVALLPPIGALAISIIRKGTGNRYDATTLSVFGAIGLVSALILPWLLSNGISGVFRAARAGTKSGLTASEASTLSSGSCWVDTQKEYLGGGPNVYEVLFYKNNAALPTFVYVAAFILLPAGSLLFVILQGRTAFRRGPKWPSRFLWIPFAAMLAFSVGMEANTALHFWLGFLPFSVLGLIPVAMVGPPPWSVINRSDAPPRREPEPYRPPPPSASQMQPRPTPPPPPPPINKPYPKTALASAPEPPPMAGALAAAPGPVPPPPGSRNAGGSRYRRVKQLGAGGFGTVWQAVDTQLNRTVALKIAHAPDRDTAERMQREARALAVVSHPNCVKVYDLAEEPDGLALVMEYLEGRPLAELVDGQGPLDDVAAGRLWATMAGALAAAHEKGVLHRDIKPSNIVLDPSGLAHLIDFGIARSQGDSKMTATGMMIGTPDFVAPEQAMGSAASPASDAWQLAATISYALSGQPPRGTRETPMAALMAAARAEPVSRLPQRSAHARLLAASLDPEPRRRPTLTSVRREVEGWLSRAGKSADGPVTRVVPRQPHHR
- a CDS encoding TetR/AcrR family transcriptional regulator — its product is MPVDGRLARGDATRRLVLRRAVDVASVDGLEGLSLGRLATELELSKSGVFALFGSKEELQLATIEAALDIFRSHVVTPASAVSPGLPRLRAICENWLEYSEKRVFPGGCFFFNVGAEFDARPGRVHDAVASASGSFAAFIRETCIDAVSLGHLTADAEVLAFELHALGRAANADAVLNGGPTPYTLARRAIRARLGS
- a CDS encoding propionyl-CoA synthetase; translated protein: MGAYSEAYRRSLREPEAFWLAAAGAISWTKPPERALDASNPPFFRWFPDAELNTSYNALDRHVEAGRGGQAALIWDSPVTGQQRTYTYEELRDAVARFAGALRSLGVTKGDRVIVYLPMVPEAAIAMLACARIGAVHSVVFGGFAPKELAARIEDAKPKVILAASCGIEPTRVVEYQPIITAALELTEHQPDHVVVLQREQAPATLSGRELDWTELAESADPADPVPVAATDPLYILYTSGTTGKPKGVVRDTGGHAVALAYSMDAVYDVHAGDVWWTASDVGWVVGHSYIVYAPLLVGATTVMYEGKPVGTPDAGAFWRVIAEHGVQALFTAPTALRAVKKVDPDARELAKYDLKAFKTLFMAGERLDPETLHWAHEKLGVPVIDHWWQTETGWPIAANPRGLEPMEVKPGSATKPVPGWDVRILDQAGEELPPGREGAITVRLPLPPGSLPTLWGDDERYREAYLSRYDGYYLTGDSGYIDEDGYLFVMGRTDDVINVAGHRLSTGSMEAVLASHPAVAECAVIGVADQLKGQLPRGFVVLKAGADIAEEQLRDELVAMVRRDIGPVAAFRDVSIVDALPKTRSGKILRKTMRAIADGRDEAVPSTIEDPSVLEAIRAALR